Below is a window of Pelobates fuscus isolate aPelFus1 chromosome 13, aPelFus1.pri, whole genome shotgun sequence DNA.
ggcaaaaaaacccagtttgaaacacttccaattttgcaacaagctaggaaaaaatttccttcttgaccccagaatggcagtcagatttatcattggatcaagcagttattaccctacattgatatattatatccttgaatattcagttttttgcaagtatgcatctagtagctgtttgaacatctgtatgaactctgataaaaccacttcttcaggcagagaattccacatccttaaaacactttttttttgcttaaaacaCTTTCTTTACTGAATTCCTACTAAATGAGGGATCCGTTCCCATCAGCCCCTAAGTCTATGCTGGCACCATACCCACCATGGCACACTATAatgtttatggtgcttaaagtgaacTCTCTAAATTTAAAGAAGAGTAGCAAAAAATTAACCAACATAATACTAATTACTCTGGTAAGAAAACTAGGACTTccccaaaacaaaaaatatattcaagTATGTGAAAGCATGTGGTGTTTAGAAAACAACGTGTTATTATCCTATTATTAAGAAAAGTTTCTGTTCCCCAACTGAGGGGCTGTTTTCTATTTTTGGTCCATGACTGTTTCTTCTGGGGCTTCCGACTGGTTCTAAGAAAGTCACATTATTACATTccttcaattaaaggaacactagagtgttTGGAATTAAAACCTGTATTTGGAACGCTAAATTGCCCCTGTCCGTAGCTCTAAAAGTCCCCCCCATGAGCAATAacaatttattcatttattttactcacctttttcctgcTCACCTCTCTGACTCCCACAACATCAAGGAAGAGGCATGGCCTCCTCCACAATGGTCCAAtaaaatgctcctcatagagggaACCTGATGTTTGGCCTGAGCCTTGTGCACATCCAAGCTTCCCtttaagaaagcattgatttcCTATGGGCTTCCATGTCACGCGACTGAGTTTTACTATgacagtatgacagccactagaggtggatttaaaggaacactattgtatTAAGAATGCAAACCTGTAACACTATTGTTCCCTCTGCCACCCCTTACTTGCACCCTCCCATTGCAAATTAagattttacatttcatttttcatttaccGGataccagtgccgatgtcccgccTCCTATGCCGACGTCACGGCCGTTTAGGAACCTAATGCGCACGTGTGGCAAGCCCCGCACGCATGCGCTAATCAGATACAGAAGCGTCTTTAGTGgttgtcagtatgacagccactcgAGGAAATTAAACACTGCAATATAAGCATTGTTTTTTCTGCagcatggcaatgttttacatgaaAGGGACATGGCAACCAGACCATTTGGTTGAGATATAGGCAtctaagtgcctatagtgtccctatattaGAAGTAGTAGAGACTTCACACATTGTCCTTTAGCGGCTTAATATAGGCATATATGTTTGATGGACATTATTGAGATCGCCCAATAGATGGCGCCCTTATACCATATATACATTAACCACCATAAACTCTTTCATACCTTGATAGCCACATTGTGGTATACTGCAAATAACTTACAGTCCCAGGGAAAGAGCTCCCAAAATActcttaattatttttatatttcaccaAGCGATCAAGGTAAAGAATACCATTATTTGGAAAGACTAATTGCTTCTAAAATAGGGCAGATCGAAAGTATTTCACAATGTCCATTATGCATTGATGATTATTCATGTACAATTTATTTGTAATACACAATACTGTGCCTTGTTAAACATTCAGATTTGTGTCTGTTTCATGGGTTTTAGCCGCCAGTTATAACCAATATGTCgtactttgtttttatttacagaaaCCGTATGTATTCACGTTCCAGTTACTATGGTAACCAACAACGCTAGTAACACTCACTGGGCAGTTTTGAGGGACTAGGAACTCACGCGCATGCATGCACACAACAATTAGAACCCACACCAATTTCTGTGTACACATTTGGGAACTTGGAGGTGAGTACACGGTTTCTTCTTGTGTGTGGAATAAATATGTGTGTTAACACTGAAACTTTGTCAAATATTTTATGTAAATCTGAAACATTGatctataataaaataaaaagttttttttttttaaatcaaatcctAGAGTGCTGTTGGATTATTCTTCTGGATTAAGCACCAGATATTTTTTGGATTGGCATATCCTAGAGATTTCCTCTTAGTAGATagataatatacattatatatatatatatatatatatatatatatatagacatacacacacgcacgcacgcacactatATTCTTGAACAAACATCGactaaaggaaaataaaaaaagatagacAGTTACCTGACAATTCCAGAGAAGttgctgaaaaataaaaataaaatatatatatatgatagagtATTAGATCCAGTattcataaattaatttatttttggaaaCCTTTttcaatcctaaaaataatacatttctatTTCACACTTGTTTAAATTTAGCTCATTCTAGTGGTTcaagttaaagatggccgctccCAGGAGCACACAGTGGTATTTTCTATCATTCTAGCTCTGCCCCACCATCCCAAACACTtgcacagttattcactaaaatgaattGTCATGAATTTCAAGTTTTAGGTCCATCAAAACTGAACTGAGAACGTAGATGACCTGGAGGATATTTACAATTCAGCTACGgtgttataaaatgtaaaattaattttcaattcaCACAACACTTTACCATATTGAATTGTTCTGTTAGATGTTATAAACGCTTTTAGATTAGATATGTTtaggtttggctattttaacctgaaATGTAAATCTATATTCTCAAGCTGTTGCTAATTAAttaataaccctgcaagtgttaaTGCCAAACATTACCACCATATTCGTTAGACTGTAGAATTTAATCTACAAACTACCTTAGCAAAATAAGACGAAAAAAAATGTTCCTGACCTCTCTAAGATAGCAGTTTAGCAAATCATTCCTATTAAACATTCATTTAAGATACGGTATATCATATCCCAAACATACCAAGCTCTCTAACTGCAGCAAGCTCGATAATTTCTCTAAAAAAATATCCTGGTGCTTTACATGAACATTAATTATCAACATTTTATAATAAAGTTACAAATTAAGTGAAATAAAGCTTGTTTACTTACAGATTAAGATAATCCGTGACAGATAATCCACAAGTGACATTGTAACTGACAGGCGTATCTTCAAAACAGTCAACTACAAATAAAGGCGAGCTTTATATCTTACTTCCTATTTCTGTTTCAtttgtttggggatttgattttttttttcctgtttgttttAATGAAATTGACAGTCAGGATTATACAGTAAAGTTACAGCTGAGCAAGAGAAGAAATGTATACAATATCAAAAGATAGAGTGCACAAGTGAGAGCAAATGGGATAATGAGTGGAATCCCCCAAACCACCTCTATAAAGCAaactatatatagatacataaggTGGAGCTGCAAGGCTGAAATATAATAGGAGTCTGGAAGGATACAAACGTAAAAGAAAATCGTGCAATATTGTCAGAACAAGCAATATATAAATCAGTAGTGataggagtagaactgacaagtgCGGAGCCAGCGCAGATGGACAAATAACAGGATGTCCAACTCCTTTTCTTTCTGATCCTGTGTTGGTGGTCCTATAAGTGGAACACAGAGAGTACACAAGGGCCTTTATTGAGTAATGATGgctaaaatcacaaaaaaagaatatatatatatatttattaaaaagtgCCTAAATACCAAATGGTCAAGAGTATTCTATAAAGTATAAGTCCAGTAGTTAGTTCTAAATTTCAAAACGCGTTTCGCTCTATAGGGGCTTCTTCAGTTGGAACTAACTGAAGAAGCCCCTATATTGGGGCGAAACTAGTTACTATAAATACTGCAAGTTGTTAATCCAAAAACCTCTCATGGCAATTTAAAGTGTATGAGATAAATTAACACTAAGACTTGGTGCTTTAAAAGCTCCAATACAGTGAGCAGATAATTGTAAGAAAGTATACAAAGCAAAGTATTCCAAGATCCATGTTTTTTTCACGTTCATTTTTATTCCTTAACATACACATACAACTGTAAAAGATTAAGTGCTCACATTTCAATCAGGTAAACATATGGCATGCTTTTAAAACATGAAATATTGTCAGTTACACATACCAACGTCATACTGAATTGGTTTACACACAGCTTAAAACACAGACAATACATTCAAATCCAGAAATTCTCTAAACATGAATCATAACATGGGATACTGAAGTtgatttatttgcatttatatatacaaacacacatgtatTTCAACACTTGTAAAAGGTACATCTCCCAAGCTTGCCTGATGTTTTATGGTTACACGGCTGAACGCTTCTTTACACTTATGTACGGGACTATCATGTGgacacatatgtatatgtatttaaagggtcagtctaatcaccataaccactctcTTACTCTGCAAACTAAATTATGCTTAGATGACCCGGATAGAATAGTTTTGTTTGTACCTGTAGCACCTATAATTGCCTActcaaagtaataaaataaacaacagtattccaaagaaaaacaaagctgtattcctaacactaatgtGTCCTTctgcaccccctcccctcccacagcACCCagagggttaaataacccttgaATTAGCTCACCTTGTTCCAAgtaagagacaaaggggctggtaggGAAGTAtgagacatacaaaggggctACTAGACAAGAATTCTGGCACCAGCAATGTATAAGAATGCCACTGACACATTCATTGTAATTTGAACTGGTTTAGAAACTGAAAGAGAAGGCCTGAAAATAACTAATTTATATTTTACAGGGGCACTCTATGGCCATAACCACGACAGTGgcctgtagtgcttatggtgccaggagtcccttAGTGCTGTCCCACAGTAGGAGTCAAACTGCTTTTGAATGATTTGATATTTACCTGGGTCCCCATGGCACCCTCAGTCCATCTTCTTATCTGACACTCCAAACGCCtacagcacttcagcttgctgtgaAGAATGTGCcctatttgttttcattttacaaaaaaatagaaattgacacttctataaattaaccttgttacactccaCTGGCTGTCATTCAGGGAACCTGTCATGTTATatcctggtagtttagctcacTGGAACtttaattgcccagagcacctgccttgcaaagcgttctcattgagctgcactgggaagtctgtgattggacagtcacagaaagtctgggcgggggtagaaggggagggcttgcaaaggttgcagacaagagatctgcagcttttgaaagcTGTTTTGATATACCCTCAATGGGAAAAATGCACAATTAGATGCAAGCatgttttattgggggtatagctactaaatctttttttattctggcagtggagtgcccctttaaagaggAAGTTCCCTTCCAATATCAATTCCAGCAGTGATTTATTGgtagagagcatcagctgacattcCCAGTCAATGAACGAAGTCCAAATATGGACAAATTGCTACATAATTTGCAGAAGTGGAACTTGCACTTTAGGTATATCACAATCAAAGGGCATACAGGTACCtaatggtttgactccttactgTGCGATGGTGTCAATGGAGCTCCTTACACCATTACCACTATAGCGGGCTGTAGGGGTTACACTgcttatagtgcccctttaactagaAGAGGTAGCATGGTATTGAGGTGAATTTTGTTATGTGCCTTTATGtgaaaaaactttatttatttgcaaAGGTTCAAATGACAAAGCAGTTATGCCAAAAACATGATATagacaataaatatataatgtcacCCTTCAAGTTGAAAGAAGTGAATGAATTAGGATTAAAAGTTTAATGGAATGCAATGAAAGATGGTCAGAACTCCAATAGGTGTGTGTAAGGTCCATTTGTGTCAATCTTCAGAACCTGTCTGTTTCCATATGTTCCAAACCGTAAGACAGATCCAGACTCCACCCATGGAGCATGAGCCACCAGTTCTTGTTGGCACTGAGTTACGAACTGGGTATACAATTCCATGCCCAGCTCCTTCCCAGCATTTGAATGGTACTGCATACCATGGCTTTTCACCTTTCCACCAAGTGTGGCCTGAGGGACAATGAGGACATCTCCTGGGAGGTCCTTGATTGAAACATGCTTGCCAGCATCGGTCTCACTTAGCTTCACATTCAGCAAGGAGTTCactggagaaaacaaaaaaatcaagatCCAATGAGGACAATTATTACAGGTTTTGTTCTAGCAAATTATGATCTGAAAGCTTTATCTAAACTCTGTTTACATCTGTGTTTGAAGAGACTATTTGTGGCAGTTACAAAAGCTAAAAGTAAGCatagaggaaaaaaacaaaaaaacttgaaTGTCAGAAGTCTAGCTTCATGGGTCAGTAACaagaaatatatattcatatttaatgATGATGCAATTATTGCAAACAACCGTAAGCTGAATTGCCAGATCTTCCCCATATGGGGAAGATGCCTCGATCCAAAGATTAGGATAGATTCCCTTTCTTCCAACGAAAAGGACATATGGGCTAGGATATACAGGGCAGAACAAACAGAACATCACTAACGTGTTTCGTTCCTACTTGCATTACTAACTTTTCAGATTCATTCATTATCAAGGCACTGAATAACGCAATAtgcttttgataataaatatacatttttattttaagaaaatcATTTTGAGTTAAGTTTCAAACCTGAACAGGGGTAATAGGTTCATTTCAAATCTTTTAAATGTATCACCTTCCTCATCCAAACATTTCACTCCACTAATAAATTCTTAGGGCACAGCATCTTTTAAGAAGAATGTTGTGAATTTAAGCATCCACATAATCTTATGTTCACTTTAAAATTTTTCTAATAGATACAAAAATTAACTAAACTTTTACCAAGAAACCAAGCGAGTCGTAGTTTAACTCCTTATAAATCACATTAAAATGTCCAACTGCATTGTTTGTTCTTCTATTTGGCACTACTTCCACATTTTCTGCTtacatttttgagtatgttttctTCCCACTAGATTTTTCTTTCACAACCGATTCTTAGAATACAAAAGGAACACTGGAAGTATTAGATTTgttacaaataattattttactgGTATTTTCGTATCTTGAACAATTTCACCTATTTAAGAAGAGTCCTTCTTACAACTATCCATCCAATACTGTGAATCTTTATTAGAATCACTTTCTACCCCAAACATATTTGTCTACAATCATTATTTCCGGCATCATTATACTCTTTATTGGGCTGTGACATCTTGCTGTACGTCCCTAAATATGGTATTGTGGGATTGTCCCTTAAATTTTGaccaaccctcatcatcacctGTTTTTATTCCAGAAAAGGTTCCCAAGCCTTTTTTTGAGCAAAACCTGAAGCAGTATTTCCAGAAATTTTTCAAATGTAGTATTGTGTAGGAAATTCAAAATATGGTCTCATGCCATTTAGTGTCCTAGCAAGCTCCTCTGGTTGGTCCCTTAGCAAAGATGGCTCATGCTTGTTAAAGCCTAGTTCCTGACGCTCTCAATACCAATATGGCTGCAAAGCTTGACATGCAACCAACAATTATGGCCTCAAAGGTTTTCCTGATAGCACCTTAAAACAATGTCCTACGGATAGTTATCTTTATGGCCATGACTACCTCTGGGCCCGGAATACAGAAAAACCGTAATCAACATAAAATAGGCTTTGTAATCCTCCTGGGTAACTGCAGACTTTCTCTGATTTCTGAGAAAGAAGTAATCTTGCAATAGGTAATCCATATTTTTGGATGCTTGTGTTTCCCAAAATTGAGGGTAACCCTTATAGctaaaaacatacatttagttTCTCTGGAGATAAAGGAAAACAAATCACTTATCTCTTAACTTTCATCCCCTGATGAAATGTCCTCAAATGTCCACTGCACTGATTCTGAAGAAGCAGATGTAGGTACCTCAGTGATCACATGCACATGCTGGtaatttgtgtaaatgtaggcTCCAGTTCCAAGTGGAACCATGATGGCCCCAGGCCTACCAATGAGATGTAGGCAATGCTAAAAGGGAGCACTGCACATGGCCCTTTAAATCCATAGAGAACACTGAGGTTGAGCAGATTGTGCTCAGCAGCGGTAATTCTGGGCTGGCAGGTGCTCTATGGAGACCCCAAGCATTTGAACGGACCCTTACAGGGCCTCCAAGCATGGCACCGTGTTAATTGTGTTTAGTACTGGGCTTTGCCTGCCTTTCAGCATTACAGGGATATTTCTGTAATGCTGAAAACAGCCAGTAGATTGCGGCAACATACCACTCTACGGTTTTATCTATAAAGACCAACTGCGCATATCGGGTTAGTTGTAGAATCAGGGTTTGTGTAGGGCTAGTGTTAGTATAagggaagggttaatgctgttttagggttaggtGGAGTGTAGGATTAAGGATAGGGGTAAGGTAATTTAAACCCTTAAATTTCAGTGTAACAAACACATAGTGCAGATTCTAGGTATTGTtttggggttaaacttacctgtaAGTTCTGGAGATTGCAAAATGCAAACATCTATGCCATATGGAGGTAGTGATGATGGTGTTTATACGgtctttaaaataatattatatatatatagaataaatcTTGTTGAGATTGTAGTTATTTTGGCCCTAACTATAGCAATAACTGGAATGTTTAAACATGGTTACACAGTATTTTGCTGGTTTCACAATATTTTCTCACTGCCCATACAGAGGGGGGAGGTTTTTTTTAGATCTCTAAAAACATTTAAGCACTGCTCCTTTCATTAGAGACTTTGTGGGCAAGTTACAATTTCCTGGAAACAAATACCATGCCAACagattaaaaaaacagaaatgaaaatgtCTTGATAGCTGCCCTGTCAGCTAACGGCTTTAAAGTTGTTTGAAAACAATAGATGTTAATGCAGGCTATTGATATAAATGTGTTTCTCTGAGATGGCCTATTCAGCTACAGgactgcagtaatttaaaaaaactttataaaattatttatataagtCTGAATAACTGTTTCCCAAAAAaaatatccttaaagggacacggtaggcacccagaccacttcagctcattgaagtggtctgggtgctgtgtcccttttgcacttagtgcttcaatgttaaacattgcagttccagagaatgtttacattgcagctctaagtctgccctcaatggctgtctaccagacagccactagagggcttccggattCGTAACAGAcgtttggtctgttatctgacattggacgtcctcatgctctgcatgaggacctccagcgtcaagatttttccccacaggaaagcattgaataataaggtaagtaaataaagtaaataaagggtttttaaccgtTTATTTACCAGATAGGAGGGGGAAGGCAGaaggatcggtagtgccaggaatacagctttcttTTCGTGGCACTACAGTATCTCTTTAACATCTGAAATGAAacatatatcattttaataaCCCCCTCTCCTGGCTCTGATAGATGTACCCTATAGTGTACAGAAGGGTTACAAAAAAGGTAGATCaagagatgttgtagaactacatgaAGCTTTGtctttctaaaggcatgcaatgcatcatgggagttgtagttctacaacatctgggaagCTACCTTTTGGTCACCTCTGGTGTACATGTTGCTAAACAGTGTGAAAGGTGGTGTTCTAGTATGCTACATGATATAGTTCCAAAAGTGGTGTCTTGCTAATGTCTGTAGCacagcaagaaaaaaaacaaaaaaaaagagcttaCCCATTTTAGGAATAACAGTGCTGTCTGCTCCTTTGAAGAAACAAAGATAAATAATCATGCCTTTCTTGATCTGTAAggagataattaattactgtcaCTTATTGTGTATGTTTTCTTTTAATCAGATCCAAAGCATAAGTGAATTATCTAACCAGTGGAATGGTATACAGTGTGGCTACAATCCAATGTTCCTTCTTGTCAGCTAATTTTAGAGGAGTAAACTAGCAGTTAGGGTAGATGACGTGGAACTCCTGTATTTTACGTTGGTGATAGAGGAATTATAGGGGGCATATTATAACAGCATGTAGAGGCACCAAAGGATAGTTAACCAGAATAGATGCTACTGCAGATCCTGTTAAGAGAAAGAACCAAGATCCTCTAAACCAGTGGTCTTCAACCACTGGTCCGCGGACCGGCGCTAATCCGCAAAAAATTATTGCTGGTCCGCGAAAGCTTTCACCGAATTATACCGTCAAGTAAAAGCTTTTGTGGACAGGCAATAAATAGCTGCAAAATATTTCCTCTGTGCTATGCCtctcagagatctccctctccgacCCGCTACCACTGTAAtgctggcagccagcaggggatgGATGGAGGCCCCggaggagctctaacctgcagttcCGTAGGGTTCTCCTCTCCCGAGCTCGGAGCGTTGCCTCggataccatggcaacgctccgaattttgcgagagtgaactctagcgtaagctgctagagttcactctcaccacctggaccaccagggcttccccactggaccaccagggattgtctTGTAGTGCCCCCCCTTCCTTGGCAAaggtaaggagggaggggggatatcaaaattactattttttaaattaaataaataaatacatctatatatatttattaatctagCCTCCAACCCCACCGACCCACAATCattctcccctatacacacacacacacactgcccccccatacatacacatacacacacactgcaccccccctcccctccatacacacacacacacacacacacacatcacccctcacacataccattGGCTTTTATTTCTGTATGACACCAGTCTGCGaaatatttctcctctttacACTGGGCCGCGGGTTCTAAAAGGTTACAGAACACTGCTCTAAACGGTTTCTATATTTGGAGAGATTTATTTAGGTCTTAAGATGTAACTTTTAGCCTAAAACACAAAAACCCTGTTAATCCTACTATAAGTGTCTGACAGGGTGATACATATGTTCATTTGAAGATGGTgagcaacaaataaataaatgtgaatatgtttctattttctattatttttgcaccataactactacacgcAGATGCGGGTTTTGAGGGGACCTGTCTCTGCTAGCCGGAATTGCTAGTGTTCCACTTATGTACAAACAATATCAATTTGATCCATATCATGCAAATATTTACTGTATTCTGCTTACCTAGCAACAGATTGTACTGAGCACCCGACTGTGATTTATCATATTTTTACAAGAATACTGAGTTATTTTTGACTGATTGGTTTGTTACCAATTAATCTTTTTGCTTATGTTTTCCCTGTTATGCGATACACATGTTCATTTAGTTTCATGCTTTTGCATGCAATAAATTAACTAAGTTACTCGTATATTGCTCACCTGAGCCAGTACATAGTAATTTTGGGGCTGTCCATTCCCCCATAAAGTCAGATGTCCACCTAATTGTGCTGAGTGAGAGTCTTCATTTTTCTGTGTGTAGGAGAAATCTTGGGCAGTGTTTTCAAATGGCTTTTTTGACTAAATAGTAGTAATTAAAGTGGTACATAATCATGTTGtgtttatggtaccaggagttccACGTCTCCATTCCACAGTAAAGAATCAAATCTTACCTGGGCTCCTGCAGTCCCTTCTCTCTTCTAAGATATTGATAAAGTGTAGTGTAGTAGCAATATCAAATTGTCCAATTTGGAGGGGGTCAGCTGATCAAGCTAAAcctcaaaaacagtttgacttgTTACCGTGGAGCAGTTTGAGGGCTCctggcagcataaccactacaacactctGTAGTAAATGTGTTTAAGTGATACAAATCACCACTGCCAGGTGTACATAGATGTTTTACTTCCATTTTATTCTAGCCCTTCCTGATAGCAGTCATTCATGTTAGGCATGATGACCCCCTtcctcaccccccaaaaaaactactGGCTGAACATCACATTCACAACAGTTGTCGCGCTACGTATTAGCTAGCCTGCTCCAGGTACAAAAGCGCACAAGTTTGTAAGTCATTACTACCTCCACCCATTCTGCCTCGCTGTCCAAGGAGGGAGGTTTCACTTGTAGCCTGGCGTAAACACACTGCTGAAGAACAACACGGGCA
It encodes the following:
- the DTD2 gene encoding D-aminoacyl-tRNA deacylase 2 isoform X2; translated protein: MAEAGIDVVARVVLQQCVYARLQVKPPSLDSEAEWVEIKKGMIIYLCFFKGADSTVIPKMVNSLLNVKLSETDAGKHVSIKDLPGDVLIVPQATLGGKVKSHGMQYHSNAGKELGMELYTQFVTQCQQELVAHAPWVESGSVLRFGTYGNRQVLKIDTNGPYTHLLEF
- the DTD2 gene encoding D-aminoacyl-tRNA deacylase 2 isoform X1 is translated as MMAEAGIDVVARVVLQQCVYARLQVKPPSLDSEAEWVEIKKGMIIYLCFFKGADSTVIPKMVNSLLNVKLSETDAGKHVSIKDLPGDVLIVPQATLGGKVKSHGMQYHSNAGKELGMELYTQFVTQCQQELVAHAPWVESGSVLRFGTYGNRQVLKIDTNGPYTHLLEF